Proteins encoded in a region of the Marmota flaviventris isolate mMarFla1 chromosome 3, mMarFla1.hap1, whole genome shotgun sequence genome:
- the Tlr3 gene encoding toll-like receptor 3, protein MRLHLPYHIYFFWGLWPHWILCTSSTNKCTVRHEEADCSHLKLTEIPNDLPVNITTLDLSHNQLRRLPPANFTRYSQLTILDGGFNTISKFEPELCQNLPLLKILNLQHNELSHVSDTTFAFCLNLTELHLMSNSIQKIQNNPFKNQKNLIVLDLSHNGLSSTKLGTQLQLENLQELILSNNKIRALRSEEFDFLGNSSLRKLELSSNQIKEFSPGCFHAIGKLFGLSLNNVQLGPSLTEKLCLELSSTSIQNLSLSNIQLYRTSNMTFSGLKQTNLTTLNLSQNNLNVIGNNSFVWLSHLKYFFLEYNNIQHLSSHSFYGLSNVRYLNLKRSFTKQGISLASLPQIDDFSFQWLKCLEYLNMEDNNLPGIKSNMFTGLVNLRYLILSNSFTSLQTLTNETFLSLAHSPLLLFNLTKNKISKIESGAFSWLGHLKVLDLGLNEIGQELTGQEWRGLENIYEIYLSYNKYLQLTSNSFALVPSLQRLMLRRVALRNLENSPSPFSPLHNLTILDLSNNNIANINDELLKGLEKLEILDLQHNNLARLWKHANPGGPVHFLKGLSHLHILNLESNGFDEIPVKVFKDLFELKSINLGLNNLNVLPPSVFDDQVSLKFLNLQKNLITSVEKNVFGPVFKNLSDLDMSFNPFDCTCESIAWFVNWINQTHTNISELSRHYLCNTPPQYHGFPVMLFDTSSCKDSAPFELLFMISTSMILIFIFVVLLIHLEGWRISFYWNVSVHRVLGFKEIDGQSEKFEYTAYIIHAHKDRDWVWEHFSSMEEKDQSLKFCLEERDFEAGVLGLEAIVNSIKRSRKIIFVITQHLLKDPLCKRFKVHHAVQQAIEQNLDSIILIFLEEIPDYKLNHALCLRRGMFKSHCILNWPVQRERIHAFHHKLQVALGSRNLVH, encoded by the exons ATGAGGCTGCATTTACCTTATCATATCTACTTCTTTTGGGGACTGTGGCCCCACTGGATTCTGTGTACATCTTCCACCAACAAATGCACTGTGAGACATGAGGAAGCTGACTGCAGTCATCTAAAGTTGACTGAAATACCCAATGACCTCCCAGTAAACATAACCACATTGGACCTTTCCCATAACCAACTCAGAAGATTGCCACCTGCCAACTTTACAAGATATAGCCAACTTACCATCTTGGATGGAGGATTTAATACCATTTCAAAATTCGAGCCAGAATTGTGCCAGAATCTCCCGTTGCTGAAAATTTTGAACCTCCAACACAATGAGCTATCTCACGTTTCTGATACAACCTTTGCCTTCTGCTTGAATTTGACGGAGCTCCATCTAATGTCCAACTCAATCCAGAAAATTCAAAACAACCCTTTTAAAAACCAGAAG AATTTGATCGTATTAGACCTGTCTCATAATGGTTTATCATCTACAAAATTAGGAACTCAACTCCAACTGGAAAATCTCCAAGAGCTTAtattatcaaataataaaattcgTGCACTAAGAAGTGAAGAATTTGATTTCCTTGGCAATTCTTCTTTACGAAAATTAGAGTTGTCATCAAATCAAATTAAAGAG TTCTCTCCAGGATGTTTTCATGCAATTGGAAAACTGTTTGGCCTCTCCTTGAACAATGTCCAACTGGGCCCCAGTCTCACTGAGAAGCTTTGTTTGGAATTATCTAGCACGAGCATCCAGAATCTCTCTCTGAGTAACATTCAGTTGTACAGAACCAGCAACATGACTTTCTCTGGACTCAAACAGACAAATCTCACCACGCTCAATCTTTCCCAAAACAACTTAAATGTGATTGGTAACAATTCCTTTGTCTGGCTTTCGCATCTGAAATATTTCTTCCTGGAGTATAATAATATACAGCATTTGTCTTCTCACTCCTTTTATGGACTTTCCAATGTGAGATACCTGAATTTGAAGCGATCTTTTACTAAACAAGGTATTTCCCTTGCTTCACTTCCCCAGATTGATGACTTTTCCTTTCAGTGGCTAAAATGTTTGGAGTACCTTAATATGGAAGATAACAATCTTCCTGGCATCAAAAGCAATATGTTCACTGGATTGGTAAATCTGAGATACTTAATTCTATCCAACTCTTTCACAAGTTTGCAAACTCTAACAAATGAAACGTTTTTATCACTTGCTCATTCTCCTTTACTCTTGTTCaacttaaccaaaaacaaaatctcaaaaataGAGAGTGGTGCTTTCTCTTGGTTGGGCCATCTAAAGGTGCTTGACCTTGGCCTCAATGAAATCGGGCAAGAACTCACAGGCCAGGAATGGAGAGGtctagaaaatatttatgagatCTACCTTTCCTACAACAAATACCTACAACTGACTAGCAACTCCTTTGCTCTTGTTCCGAGCCTTCAACGACTTATGCTCCGGAGGGTGGCCCTGAGAAATCTGGAGAACTCCCCTTCACCTTTCAGCCCTCTTCATAACTTGACCATTCTGGATCTAAGCAACAACAATATAGCCAATATAAATGATGAACTACTGAAGGGTCTTGAGAAGCTAGAAATTCTGGATTTGCAGCATAACAATTTAGCACGGCTGTGGAAACATGCAAACCCTGGTGGTCCTGTTCATTTTCTGAAGGGTCTTTCTCACCTCCACATCCTGAATTTAGAGTCTAATGGCTTTGATGAAATCCCAGTCAAGGTGTTCAAGGACTTATTTGAACTCAAAAGCATCAATTTGGGACTGAATAATTTAAATGTACTTCCACCGTCTGTCTTTGATGACCAGGTGTCTCTAAAGTTCCTGAACCTTCAGAAGAACCTCATAACATCAGTTGAAAAGAATGTGTTTGGGCCAGTTTTTAAGAACCTGAGTGATTTAGATATGAGCTTTAACCCGTTTGATTGTACCTGTGAAAGTATTGCCTGGTTTGTTAACTGGATTAATCAGACCCATACCAACATCTCTGAGCTATCAAGGCATTACCTCTGCAACACTCCACCTCAATATCATGGATTCCCAGTGATGCTTTTTGATACATCATCCTGCAAAGACAGTGCCCCCTTTGAACTCCTGTTCATGATCAGTACCAGCATgatattgatttttatctttgttgtACTACTTATTCACCTGGAGGGTTGGAGGATATCGTTTTATTGGAATGTTTCAGTACACAGAGTTCTTGGTTTCAAGGAAATAGATGGACAATCAGAGAAGTTTGAATATACAGCGTATATAATTCATGCCCATAAAGATAGAGATTGGGTCTGGGAACACTTCTCCTCAATGGAAGAAAAAGACCAATCTCTCAAATTTTGTCTGGAAGAAAGGGACTTTGAGGCAGGTGTCCTTGGACTTGAAGCAATTGTTAATAGTATTAAAAGgagcagaaaaattatttttgttattacacAGCATCTATTAAAAGATCCATTATGCAAAAG ATTCAAGGTGCACCATGCAGTTCAGCAAGCAATTGAACAAAATCTGGATTCcattatattgatttttcttgAGGAGATTCCAGATTATAAACTAAACCATGCACTCTGTTTGCGAAGAGGAATGTTTAAATCTCACTGCATCTTGAACTGGCCAGTTCAGAGAGAACGGATACATGCTTTTCATCATAAATTGCAAGTAGCGCTTGGATCCCGAAATTTAGTGCATTAA